Part of the Halorhabdus utahensis DSM 12940 genome, AAGCGCTCGAACAGGAAGTGCATACTCACAAGCAGTAATGCGCCCCATACAAGAAGGAGTAGCATCGAGGCACTCTGTTGGCTAATCTGTCGGTCGCCACCTGACTGATTGTTCCCTCCGTCACGGGGATCTTCCCACTCCTCGGATGCATTTTCTCGCTCATCTGCCTCCGTATCATCGGTATTGGTGGATTCATCAGATGCTAGATGACGGAGATGGTTGAACAATGTAGCGCCAACTACTGAGGCGCCGAGTGCCAACCCAAAGAACAAGTTTGAGCCGTCCTCTGACGCAATGAGAAGGAAAACATAATTAACACCAGGAAGGAACGCCGCAATCTCGATATCTTCATTTAGCGCCTGTACCGCGTCACCTAGAACCGACATCTATAGCGTTTCGTACCAGACACGGAGGTTTGACTGTCCATTTTCGTGTTCTGGTTTGATTTTCACCGAATTATGGTGCTGATTAATGTACTCTGCAGCTTTTTCCACGGTTTCCTCCGCTTGCTGTCCCTTCCCACGGATATCGATATAGTTCAATGGGGCTATATATTCATCAATATCAAGCGACTTGCCTATCATCGCATGGTATGCTTCCTTGTACGACATCCCAGACTTCACGAACACGACAAAAGGCTTGTCAACGACAAGTTCTTCAAATGCGTTCGCATAATCCCCATCAGACCAACCGCCGAATTCAACTTGATCCTGATAGAGCCGCTGGAATAAACGGTCGGGATCAAAGTACCCAGACGAGCACAGACTCGCAGTATTGTATGCTTCTGGCCGGGAATAGCCACGTTTTTCGTGCGCTTTCGCTGCCTCTCGTTTTCGTTTCCTCACTTCCCACTGTTCCATCGGGTTGTTGTCCTCGGCGATGCGTAGCGCCATGCCTTGAATGAGCGGCTGACGAAAGCGGGGTGGGACTTTGCCCCTGTAGAAACTCACGATCTCGTCGACAAACTCTTTGCCCTCTTTTCCTTTGACAGCTTCAGCGATGCCAGATGCGGGAGCCAGCGGAAACCCCTGTGCCTCTTCCAGTACACTATCCATAGAGTCGCTCATCGCAACACGCTTTTCATAATCGATGCTTGCCGGATCAATAACCAACCGGACGACTCCTTTGACTTCTCTGATTTCTGCCTCGGCATCTCCTTCAACGGGTCCTGCATATGGAGATTCATATTCGTCACTGTGGATGAGTTCGGCCAACGAACCGCGACAAGGAAGCGAATCTGTTTGACTCCTGTTGAGTTTTGCAGCCCCGTCTTTGGCGGTGGCAAAAGAGTCTTTGAGTAGCTTCAGAAAGGGATCGTCTTCTTGCATCTACTCGCGAGGGTCTTCCCAGTCGGACGAGTCTGTAAGGTAGTTCACAATATCCGAAATATCGTCGCGAATTGGTTCAACGGAACCATGCGCCAGGTAACCCACCTCTTCAGCTTTGATTTTCTCACCCGAGGGAGAAGTTGCAATTTGACCCGTCTCAATGTCAACAATATATCCGTCCTCGATTTCTTTCCCCAGCATCGGCAGAAATTCTTCCAACCGATCCGGATCAATTGCGAATTCTGTAGTCATGGGTGGTGAGCAGCCTTCGTCAATCAGCGTGTTAGTTACACACACCAATACGTCAAGGGGTCATAAACATGTTGTTATGGATATCATCTGGTGGTACTCACTATATTGCGGATTATTCGATGGGGCCGATGCTTTACCGTCACCTGGCCGCCCCGCAGCCCCTACGTATCGCGGCCGCTGCTACTGTAACTACGATTCAGCTACCAGTTCCTCGAACCGTTCACGGATTTTTTCGACCTTCGGCGCGGCGTGCATCTGACAGTAGGCGTCAGTCGGGTTCTTCTCGAAGTAGTCCTGGTGTTTCTCCTCGGCGCGGTAGAACGTCTCCAACTCGGTGAGTTCCGTCACGACCTCGTCGTCGTACTCGGCGTCGAGCGCGTCGATGTAGGCGGCGGCCGTCTCGCGCTGGGCCTCGTCGTGATAGAGGACGATCGAGCGGTACTGCGTGCCTACGTCGGGACCCTGTCGATTCAACTGGGTCGGGTCGTGCGTGGCGAAGAACACCTCCAGCAACTCGTCGTAAGTGATCACGTCGGGATCGTATTCGACCTGCACCACCTCGGCGTGGCCGGTGTCGCCCGAACAGACCGCCCGGTAGCTGGGGTCCTCGGCGTGCCCGCCGGCGTACCCGGACGTCACCGAGGCGACGCCGTCGAGTTCCTTCATCGCGGCCTCGGTACACCAGAAACACCCGCCGCCGAACGTCGCAGATTCCATACCATCTGGTAGGGTCGCGAGGCGTATCAGGGTGACGAGCGCGGCGAAAGCCGCGGAGACCGAGCGCGGCGAAAGCCGTGGAAAATATCGACTCGGATCGGCTTCAGTCGTCGGTCTCGGCGACGCTTGTTTCGGTGGCTTCGGCCTCTGCCTGCTCTTCGAGATAGTCGTCGGCGTCCAGGGCGGCCTGACTCCCCATCCCCGCGGCTGTGACGGCCTGCTGGTAGTGGTAGTCGACGACGTCGCCTGCCCCGAAGATGCCGGGGACGTCCGTTTTCGTCTGACCGCCGCCGTGGCCGCCCACGGTCCGGATGTACCCCGTC contains:
- the msrA gene encoding peptide-methionine (S)-S-oxide reductase MsrA, whose product is MESATFGGGCFWCTEAAMKELDGVASVTSGYAGGHAEDPSYRAVCSGDTGHAEVVQVEYDPDVITYDELLEVFFATHDPTQLNRQGPDVGTQYRSIVLYHDEAQRETAAAYIDALDAEYDDEVVTELTELETFYRAEEKHQDYFEKNPTDAYCQMHAAPKVEKIRERFEELVAES